The genomic segment GCTGCCACAGACCTTAATTCCAAATTTCCACGTATCGCACAGCTGATAGACATTCCTGCGGCTTCTCCTTCCGGCGCAGCAGCCGCCAAAACAAGTGCAATTGAGGATATCCTGTCCATGGTCGATTCAGGTACGGACTCAGGAACGGGCAGCAGATCAGGTAACCAGAGCGTCATCAGCCAGATTGATTCACTGCACGCAAAAATATTACAAACCATTTTCAGTAATCCGGTTTTCAGAAGCATGGAATCAGCCTGGCGTGGAGCTCAGCTTCTTGCCATGCAGGCTCCATCAGGCACAATTCCCACTGTAAACCTCATCCTTGTTCCTTTATCTGACGCAAACTGTCTGCCGGTATTTGACCAGCTGGAAACCCTGCTTGCCGATACTCCGCCGGATTTAATTGTGATCGACCGATCACTTTCAAACTCACCGCGCTCAATGGTCGAACTGGAAAGGATCATGACTTTTGCCGAATCCATGATGGCTCCGGCAGCAGTTGCACTCGGCCCGCAGTTCTTTGAAATATCAGACTGGCAGGAATTAAAATCAGTGCGATTCATCCCCGGCCTGCTGGAAGGGGCCGAATACGGACGCTGGAAAACATTAGTAGAAATGTCCGGCGCAGGCTGGACCGTTCCATGTGTAGACTCCGTTATGGCCCGCCCGCTGTACCAGCCGGAATCAGGATTCAGCCCCAGATCTTTTTCAGAAACTGATCCGCTATGGATAAATGCTCCCTGGGCCATTGCCGCACTTTGCGTCCGCAGCATTGCAATGCACAGACGCCCCACCCGTTTTGCCGATCGAGGTTCAGTGCGGCTTGAAGAACGTCCCATGACGGCTGGTTCTGAGCCATCCCCCCTTGAAATGCTGCCCGGCACAGACAGACTCGCAGATTTCAAACAGGCCGGAATTATTGCGCTGGCAGGAACAAAAGGACGGGATCAGGTATTTGTAACCGCAGATATCACCATGGACGGCGGCCCCTTGCGATTCAGGCTGTTTCTCTCTCAGCTCATCAACTTTCTCATCCACCTCTCAACCGTCAAACGTGATGAAATCGAAAATCTGGAATCAGACCTCAGGACTGCAATATCCCTGTTTATCCAGAATATGGGACTGCCGGAGCCGGATGATCTGAAAGTCTCAGCCAAAGAAGACACCGGAACATTCATCCCCCTTGAAATAAGTTTCAGTGCCGCTTCCGAAATTTTATCAGGACAATCCAGTTTTTCCTTTGGATTCAACTGGTAAGACATACTTAAAAGGCAAAAAAATTGCCCCGCTTCTAAATCGAAACGGGGCTTTATTTAAAACCGACTAGCCTACTTTAAAGCAAGCGAAAACAATTCCGCGTCAGAACCTTCGGAGAACTCTCCGAAAAGCAGGCTGTCCGGATTGCCGGAAATTTTAACAAAATATGACGACCCCTCATCCAGCTCATTTTTCACCGCCCATGCCACATATTCCCTGCCGCCAAGCTCCAGCTTGAGACCTTGCATAGGATAATTCAGCACACATTTTTCCGGCAGCATACCCGCGGGACCTGCACCGTGTGCGACCACCTCGCCGCCGCTGACCCCAAGCATAACCCCGTTCCATGAATGCCCCGGAGCAGGACCTACCTCAAGCCAAAGTCCCAGACTCGGCAGCGGATAAAGATCAAATCTATATTCCGGCTCAATCTTTTTAATCGGCATATTAGCCTTTGCCGCAAGCTTTGCTCCCAGCTTACCCTCATCTACAACTTCCGCATTTCTCAGCATTGTCGGCAGGGTCTGCACGTCAAGTTCACCGTCGTCGCAGATGCACAGAACGGGGAAACCATATCCACGGCGAGCCTGAACCGCAGCAGCCAGCATACCAAGCCCGAAGCGGATATCAGGATTTTCATAGCTGGCCATACTGCCTTTGATCAGCCACACCCCGACTTCCGGCTTTTCCATCTCAGCAACTGGTCCGGCCCATTCCATTTTCTCCAGATTGTCCGACCAGAAATGACCAT from the Maridesulfovibrio zosterae DSM 11974 genome contains:
- a CDS encoding type VI secretion system contractile sheath domain-containing protein; this translates as MNITQLPFCVLALAPFSPSLETDTPPVIRADTLSLNDAVAQLSPNIDIPIDKSICPDANIAISIKSMADFKPKNISKKTAFLKELTKAADYIKKGGAATDLNSKFPRIAQLIDIPAASPSGAAAAKTSAIEDILSMVDSGTDSGTGSRSGNQSVISQIDSLHAKILQTIFSNPVFRSMESAWRGAQLLAMQAPSGTIPTVNLILVPLSDANCLPVFDQLETLLADTPPDLIVIDRSLSNSPRSMVELERIMTFAESMMAPAAVALGPQFFEISDWQELKSVRFIPGLLEGAEYGRWKTLVEMSGAGWTVPCVDSVMARPLYQPESGFSPRSFSETDPLWINAPWAIAALCVRSIAMHRRPTRFADRGSVRLEERPMTAGSEPSPLEMLPGTDRLADFKQAGIIALAGTKGRDQVFVTADITMDGGPLRFRLFLSQLINFLIHLSTVKRDEIENLESDLRTAISLFIQNMGLPEPDDLKVSAKEDTGTFIPLEISFSAASEILSGQSSFSFGFNW